The proteins below come from a single Methanothrix thermoacetophila PT genomic window:
- a CDS encoding toll/interleukin-1 receptor domain-containing protein, with protein MISKIYVSHCHSDADLAGDLCTALYRICIESLTSQFRYTCGISRTAWASFGIRSSECIVPIVTSNSIFSRTVNMEIGFAKAIDHLIIPIAEDGVEMPFFIEDVVPITFSSGGFANAVADLIRIVRSLTRLEWLRVRCPICGEEMTQYLTPQENVDRAIRENRYLETACSFCEAEISLDPRTFSPITD; from the coding sequence ATGATCTCAAAAATATATGTCTCTCATTGCCACTCTGATGCAGATCTTGCAGGAGATCTCTGCACTGCGCTATATCGCATATGTATCGAGTCTCTCACATCGCAATTCAGATACACTTGTGGTATCTCCAGGACCGCCTGGGCATCATTCGGGATACGATCATCGGAATGCATTGTGCCCATCGTGACATCGAACTCGATATTCTCCCGGACGGTCAACATGGAGATCGGATTCGCCAAAGCGATAGACCATCTCATAATTCCGATCGCAGAGGATGGGGTGGAGATGCCATTCTTCATAGAGGATGTCGTGCCCATCACATTTTCATCAGGTGGTTTCGCGAACGCAGTGGCAGATCTGATAAGGATTGTGAGATCCCTTACACGGCTTGAGTGGCTCAGGGTCAGGTGTCCGATCTGTGGAGAGGAGATGACACAGTACCTCACGCCTCAGGAGAATGTGGACCGCGCGATAAGGGAGAACAGATACCTTGAGACAGCATGCTCTTTCTGTGAGGCTGAGATCTCACTCGACCCCAGGACGTTCTCACCCATCACAGATTGA